The DNA window ATCAGCGCCGACCACATTGCCGCTTTGGCGGTTGAGATGCGTCTGGGGCAGGCTGAGATTTATGAGACCGCTACCTTCTACGCGCATTTTGATGTGGTGAAAGAAGACGAGACGCCTCCACCCGCTCTGACCATCCGCGTCTGCGACTCGCTGTCGTGCGAAATGGCTGGGGCTGCGCAGTTGCAAAAGGCGCTTGAAGATGGCCTTGATCCCACTCAGGTCCGCGTCCTCCGCGCGCCCTGCATGGGCCGTTGCGACACTGCCCCGGTGCTTGAGATCGGCCACAACCACATCGATAACGCCACACCTGAAAAGGTGCAGGCGGCGATTGCGGCGGATGACACCCACGCCCATATCCCCGACTACGAAACCTACGACGCCTATGTGGCTGAAGGCGGCTATGCCAAATTGACAGAGCTGCGCGAAGGCGGCGACTGGGAAGCGGTGCAGGATGATGTCCTGTCCTCGGGCCTGCGGGGTCTGGGCGGTGCGGGCTTCCCGTCGGGTAAGAAATGGGGCTTTGTTCGCATGAACGAAGGGCCGCGCTACCTGGCCGTGAACGGCGACGAGGGCGAACCGGGCACCTTCAAGGACCGTTATTATCTGGAGCGCACGCCGCATGTCTTCCTTGAGGGCATGTTGATCGCTGCCTGGGCGGTCGAGGCCGAAACTTGCTTCATCTATATGCGCGACGAATATCCGGCGGTGCTGAAAATTCTCGCCACCGAAATTGCGGCGCTTGAAGCTGCGGGGATTGTCGAGCCCGGTTACATCGACCTGCGCCGGGGCGCCGGTGCCTACATCTGCGGCGAAGAATCCGCGATGATCGAATCCATCGAGGGCAAAAAGGGCCTGCCGCGCCACCGCCCGCCATTTGTGGCGCAGGTCGGCGTGTTCAACCGGCCCACGCTGGTTCACAACGTCGAGACGCTTTATTGGGTCTCAAAGATCTGCCGCGAGGGGCCGCAGATCCTGAATTCTGTTGAAAAGAATGGCCGCAAGGGGCTGCGCAGCTACTCGGTCTCGGGTCGTGTTGCGAACCCGGGTGTGTTCCTGCTGCCCGCAGGGTCGACCATTCTTGACGTGATTGATGCGGCGGGGGGTATGGCTGATGGCCATGCATTCAAGGCGTATCAACCGGGCGGGCCGTCGTCGGGCCTTCTCCCCTCTAGCATCGACGACGTCCCGCTCGACTTTGACACTCTGCAACCGCTTGGCACCTTTATCGGCTCGGCTGCGGTTGTGGTTCTGTCCGATCAGGACACCGCCCGCGATGCGGCGCTGAACATGCTGCGCTTCTTCGAAGACGAAAGCTGCGGCCAGTGTACGCCATGCCGGGCTGGCTGCGAAAAGGCGGTCAAGTTGATGCAGGCCGACAAGTGGGATCAGGACCTGCTCGAGGACCTGTGCCAGGTCATGGGCGATGCCTCGATCTGTGGTCTGGGGCAGGCGGCTCCGAATCCGATCCGCCTGGTCATGAAACACTTTGCTGACGAAATCTGAGGGAGACAGAGCCATGCTAGACGCAAGCCCAACCAAGACCGTCACCTTCAACCTGAACGGCGAAGATGTCACCGTGCCCGAGGGCTGGACCATCTGGGAAGCCGCCAAGGGGCAGGGGTTCACAATTCCGCACTTGTGCCACAAGCCGCAGCCGGGCTATCGCCCCGACGGCAACTGCCGTGCCTGTATGGTTGAGGTAGAAGGCGAGCGCACACTGGTCGCCTCGTGCATCCGTCCCGTGGCCGAAGGGATGGTCGTCAAGAGCGACAGCGACCGCGCCGAGAAGTCGCGCGCCATGGTGATGGAGCTGCTGGTTGCTGACCAGCCCGAACAGCCGCACGACACATCCAGCCACTTCTGGGACATGGCCAAGCTGAATGATGTCAGCGACAGCCGCTTCCCCGCCAAAGAGGCGGATAAAATCCCGCTGCTGGATGACAGCCACGTCGCGATGCGCGTCAATTTGGACGCCTGCATCAATTGCAACCTCTGCGTCCGGGCCTGCCGCGAAGTGCAGGTGAACGACGTGATCGGCATGGCCGGTCGTGGTCATACCGCTGAAATCGTGTTCGACCAGAACGACCCGATGGGTGCGTCAAGCTGTGTGGCCTGTGGCGAATGTGTTCAGGCCTGCCCGACGGGTGCCCTGATGCCTGCCACAGTCCTGGATGGCCAGCAAAAGGGTGACAGTAAGGACTACGATAGCGAAACCGAAAGCGTCTGCCCGTTCTGCGGCGTGGGCTGCAAGGTCTCGCTCAAGGTCAAGGACGGCAAGGTCAAATACGTTGAGGGCATCAACGGCCCGGCAAACGAAGGCCGTTTGTGTGTCAAAGGCCGCTTCGGCTTTGACTACATCCACCACCCGCATCGCCTGACCAAGCCACTGATCCGGCGCGAGGATGCACCGGCCAAAGGGCTGAACGTCGATCCCGGCGATCTGTCGACCCATTTCCGCGAAGCCTCGTGGGAAGAGGCGATGGACCTGGCCGCCACCAAGCTCAAAGCGCTGCGCGAAGAAGACCCGCGTTCGGTTGCTGGCTTTGGCTCAGCGAAATGTACCAACGAGGAGGCCTACCTCTTCCAGAAGTTCATCCGCCAGGGCTTCCGCCACAACAACGTCGACCACTGCACCCGTCTGTGCCACGCTTCATCCGTTGCGGCGCTGATCGAAAATGTGGGCTCGGGCGCTGTGACCGCGACCTTCAACGAGATCGTGAATGCGGATGTGGCGATCATCATCGGTTCGAACCCGATCGAAAACCACCCCGTTGCCGCGACCTATTTCAAGCAGTTCGCCAAGCGTGGCGGCAAGCTGATCGTCATGGACCCGCGCGGCGTTGGCATGCGCAAGTTCGCCGACGAAATGCTGCAGTTCCGTCCCGGTGCGGATGTCTCGATGCTCAACGCGATCATGAATGTGATCGTCGAGGAAGAACTGT is part of the Falsiruegeria litorea R37 genome and encodes:
- a CDS encoding NAD(P)H-dependent oxidoreductase subunit E, with translation MAPLDTKPSNAPKGVWKSGKGKGRHTPKGRQFSDEAQAEITRLLGDRPRRRDLLIEFLHLIQDAHGHISADHIAALAVEMRLGQAEIYETATFYAHFDVVKEDETPPPALTIRVCDSLSCEMAGAAQLQKALEDGLDPTQVRVLRAPCMGRCDTAPVLEIGHNHIDNATPEKVQAAIAADDTHAHIPDYETYDAYVAEGGYAKLTELREGGDWEAVQDDVLSSGLRGLGGAGFPSGKKWGFVRMNEGPRYLAVNGDEGEPGTFKDRYYLERTPHVFLEGMLIAAWAVEAETCFIYMRDEYPAVLKILATEIAALEAAGIVEPGYIDLRRGAGAYICGEESAMIESIEGKKGLPRHRPPFVAQVGVFNRPTLVHNVETLYWVSKICREGPQILNSVEKNGRKGLRSYSVSGRVANPGVFLLPAGSTILDVIDAAGGMADGHAFKAYQPGGPSSGLLPSSIDDVPLDFDTLQPLGTFIGSAAVVVLSDQDTARDAALNMLRFFEDESCGQCTPCRAGCEKAVKLMQADKWDQDLLEDLCQVMGDASICGLGQAAPNPIRLVMKHFADEI
- the fdhF gene encoding formate dehydrogenase subunit alpha translates to MLDASPTKTVTFNLNGEDVTVPEGWTIWEAAKGQGFTIPHLCHKPQPGYRPDGNCRACMVEVEGERTLVASCIRPVAEGMVVKSDSDRAEKSRAMVMELLVADQPEQPHDTSSHFWDMAKLNDVSDSRFPAKEADKIPLLDDSHVAMRVNLDACINCNLCVRACREVQVNDVIGMAGRGHTAEIVFDQNDPMGASSCVACGECVQACPTGALMPATVLDGQQKGDSKDYDSETESVCPFCGVGCKVSLKVKDGKVKYVEGINGPANEGRLCVKGRFGFDYIHHPHRLTKPLIRREDAPAKGLNVDPGDLSTHFREASWEEAMDLAATKLKALREEDPRSVAGFGSAKCTNEEAYLFQKFIRQGFRHNNVDHCTRLCHASSVAALIENVGSGAVTATFNEIVNADVAIIIGSNPIENHPVAATYFKQFAKRGGKLIVMDPRGVGMRKFADEMLQFRPGADVSMLNAIMNVIVEEELYDSQYIHRWTENWEAEKEHLRQFTPEAMAPICGIEPEQLRRVARTFANAKAGLIFWGMGVSQHIHGTDNSRCLISLALMTGNVGKPGAGLHPLRGQNNVQGASDAGLIPMFLPDYQSVMDDSIRAKFNSVWEDDRDFSNEKGLTVTEIIDQAYAGNIKGMYIQGENPAMSDPDADHARAALANLDLMIVQDIFLTETANYADIILPASALYEKNGTVSNTNRQVQRVRPAVAPPGEAREDWAITVELGQRIGLNWDYTDVSQVFNEMKQTMASLDNITWERLETETITYPSLHETDPGQAIVFGDGFPRAEGRAKFTPASVIPPDEAPDEEYPMIATTGRQLEHWHTGSMTRRSLVLDAVEPEANCSMNPRTLKLMGVEPGEMVRLTTRRGSIDIMVRADRAIAEDMVFIPFAYVEAAANILTNPAIDPYGKIPEFKFSAIRVEKIEDAIAAE